The genomic segment TGGTTCTGCCGCTGCACATTTTCGAGCCACGCTATCGGCGCATGATGCGGGACGCCCTTGCCGATCAGCGGGCCATGTGCATCGCCCTGCTCAAGCCCGGTTACGAAGCGAGGTATCACACGCTCGAAGCTGCCATACAGCCGGTCGTGGGCGTGGGCCGCATCCTCAAAGCCGAACAAACAAATGACGGTCGTTACTACTTCCTGCTTCAGGGTGTGTGCCGTGCCCGGCTCGTCGAAGAAGATCGGAGCGGTCCCTATCGACGAGGGATCCTGAATCCGATGCATCCTCAAGCCCTGGCCTGCGACGAAGAATGTTCGCTGCGCCGAGAGATCAGAACCCTGCTCTCCGCGCCGCCCCTTGAAGAAATATCCCAGCAATCGCACTGGATGAATCTGTTCACATGCAATGACCTCACCCTATCAGACATTCTCGATGTGCTTGCCTCTTCGCTTCTGACTTGCCCCGAAGAAAAGCAGGTCTTTCTCTCCGAGCCGTGTGTGCGACGCCGCGCCGCCGTGATCCGCGATGCGCTGCGATTGCTATCAAACGAACTGGTGGTCGCGACGGCCCGCTGCGCCAAGCCGCGCTCCTGGCCTCCGCGATGTTGTGATAATTGAACCTCCACGCCCCGTTTTGCAGCCCACTGCCGGCTTTCCCGAGTGGCAATCTCCCGGCGAACGGCCGACGGCCTGACCTGAAACCACCCGATCCAAGCTCCTTCCGGACCTCGTCGCCGGCAGGAGGAGTCACTGGCCGATCTTGGTAGAGGCGATTAGGATAGCGGGCGTCAAGCCCGGCGAGGGTGCCGCAGCCTGACGGGAGGATGCCACGTGCGCAAACGGATTTCGCCTTGGAAGATCGCCCGATGGAGCGGGCTGGTGTCCGCGTTGACCCTGTATCAGGTTGGTTGCCTGCCGGACGGGGCCTTCGCGCAGGTCACGGCCGAGAACGTGATTTTCTCGTTCGCCGTCGCCATTACATCGTTTACCTCACTCTTCTTCAACACGCTCTTTGGCGTCATTTGACGGAGGCTCACGCATGCGACCTGCCCAGCGCCGATCCGCCGCTACAAGTCATGTTTCGCGCGGTCTTGCGATGAACCGATGGAACCACCGAGCGCGAAGGCTTCTGGTCGTCGCGGCCGCCCTGCCGATCCTTCAAGGCACGGGCTGCTTCCCTGACCCGATCGGCGCGCTGAACTTCCAGCTTCAGCAGCTCGTCAACACGACGCTCATCGACTGGGTCAGCGTTATCGTCGCCAACATCTTCCGGCTGTAGAATGGGCTGCCCCTGCGGTGAAGGCTGCGGGTGACCAGTCTTCGCGAACAGATCCTCTGGACCGCCGCGAACCCGGGAGGTGCGAACGATGGACACGTTGCTTGATCGC from the Planctomycetia bacterium genome contains:
- a CDS encoding LON peptidase substrate-binding domain-containing protein, which encodes MGEVSNGNGCGVDFGRWIPIFPLPGTVLLPRVVLPLHIFEPRYRRMMRDALADQRAMCIALLKPGYEARYHTLEAAIQPVVGVGRILKAEQTNDGRYYFLLQGVCRARLVEEDRSGPYRRGILNPMHPQALACDEECSLRREIRTLLSAPPLEEISQQSHWMNLFTCNDLTLSDILDVLASSLLTCPEEKQVFLSEPCVRRRAAVIRDALRLLSNELVVATARCAKPRSWPPRCCDN